From one Lycium ferocissimum isolate CSIRO_LF1 chromosome 7, AGI_CSIRO_Lferr_CH_V1, whole genome shotgun sequence genomic stretch:
- the LOC132063564 gene encoding sodium/hydrogen exchanger 2, producing MASVLALLPKLGSLGTSDHAEVVSINLFVALLCACIVLGHLLEENRWINESITALIIGLGTGVVILLISGGKSSHLLVFSEDLFFIYLLPPIIFNAGFQVKKKQFFVNFITIMMFGAIGTLVSCAIISLGAIQFFKKLDIGFLDIGDYLAIGAIFAATDSVCTLQVLHQDETPLLYSLVFGEGVVNDATSVVLFNAIQNFDLSSVNLSIALHFLGNFFYLFLASTLLGALTGLLSAYIIKKLYFGRHSTDREVALMMLMAYLSYMLAELFYLSGILTVFFCGIVMSHYTWHNVTESSRVTTRHAFATLSFLAETFLFLYVGMDALDIEKWKFVSDSPGLSVAVSSILMGLILLGRAAFVFPLSFLSNLMKKSSEEKITIRQQVIIWWAGLMRGAVSMALAYNKFTRSGHTQLQDNAIMITSTITIVLFSTMVFGLMTKPLISLLLPHQRQLSTVSSDANTPKSLTAPLLGSREGSEVDLNGQDLPHPPSLRMLLTAPSDKVHRYWRKFDDSFMRPVFGGRGFAPPAPGSPTEPGP from the exons ATGGCTTCTGTGCTGGCTCTGTTACCAAAACTGGGCTCTTTGGGTACTTCAGATCATGCAGAAGTTGTATCCATTAACCTCTTTGTGGCACTCCTTTGCGCTTGCATCGTCCTTGGTCATCTCTTGGAGGAGAACCGCTGGATAAATGAGTCCATTACTGCCCTCATAATT GGATTGGGTACAGGAGTTGTTATCTTGCTCATAAGTGGGGGAAAGAGCTCACACCTTCTGGTGTTCAGTGAAGATCTCTTTTTCAtatatctacttcctccaatcATATTTAATGCAGG GTTTCAGGTAAAAAAGAAGCAGTTTTTCGTGAACTTCATTACCATAATGATGTTTGGAGCCATTGGTACACTGGTCTCATGTGCAATTATTTCGTTAG GTGCCATTCAATTCTTCAAGAAGTTGGACATTGGATTTCTAGATATTGGGGATTATCTCG CAATTGGAGCAATATTTGCTGCCACAGATTCCGTCTGCACATTGCAG GTCCTACATCAGGATGAGACACCCCTCCTTTACAGTCTTGTATTTGGAGAAGGAGTTGTAAATGATGCTACATCAGTGGTGCTTTTCAACGCTATTCAAAACTTTGACCTTTCAAGCGTGAATCTCAGTATAGCCCTCCATTTCCTTGGCAACTTCTTCTATCTGTTTCTTGCTAGCACTTTACTGGGAGCACTA ACAGGTCTTCTTAGTGCTTACATTATCAAGAAGCTGTATTTTGGCAG GCACTCCACAGATCGTGAGGTTGCCCTTATGATGCTTATGGCTTACTTATCATACATGTTAGCTGAA CTATTCTATTTGAGTGGGATTCTCACTGTATTTTTCTGTGGTATTGTGATGTCCCATTACACTTGGCACAATGTGACTGAGAGTTCAAGAGTCACTACGAG GCACGCTTTTGCAACTTTGTCATTTCTTGCTGAGACTTTCCTCTTCCTCTATGTCGGTATGGATGCTTTGGATATCGAGAAGTGGAAATTTGTTAGTGATAG TCCTGGATTATCAGTTGCAGTGAGTTCAATACTGATGGGACTAATCTTGCTGGGGAGAGCTGCCTTTGTTTTCCCATTATCATTCTTATCCAACTTAATGAAGAAATCCTCGGAGGAAAAAATTACCATTAGGCAGCAA GTGATAATTTGGTGGGCAGGTTTGATGAGAGGTGCAGTATCCATGGCACTGGCATATAATAAG TTCACTCGTTCGGGACACACTCAATTGCAAGACAATGCGATAATGATTACCAGCACCATAACCATTGTTCTTTTCAGCACAATG GTATTCGGTTTAATGACAAAACCTCTTATAAGCCTCCTGCTGCCACACCAGAGGCAGTTGAGTACAGTGTCATCAGATGCAAATActccaaagtctctaacagcGCCACTCCTAGGCAGTCGAGAGGGATCCGAAGTCGATTTAAATGGTCAAGATCTTCCTCACCCACCCAGTTTGAGGATGCTACTTACCGCACCAAGTGATAAAGTGCATCGGTACTGGCGCAAGTTTGACGATTCATTCATGCGCCCCGTATTTGGTGGTCGGGGATTTGCTCCTCCTGCCCCTGGTTCTCCAACGGAACCGGGTCCATGA
- the LOC132061981 gene encoding uncharacterized protein LOC132061981: MTNSSSSDSTKSFFHPALAVSNIKNHISITLEMENVQYGTWAKLFKIHAKSHRVLHHIIPPESGKEKVPKTDAEKELWSTLDATVLQWIYATISTDLLHTILEPDSTAMEAWNRLRDIFQDNKNSRAVTLEHEFSHTNMEDFPNASAYCQRLKILSDQLKNVGAPVSNNRLVLQMVAGLTDAYKGVGTLIRQSNPLPLFYQARSMLILEETGFTKQLATGSANAMIARDYDDNPSSENNHPNRQNNSGKRHQNRSNNGGKNRGRGGGNKSEQPKQRVVSVDAALARDHHDQEE; this comes from the coding sequence ATGACTAATTCCTCCTCATCCGACTCCACCAAGTCCTTCTTCCACCCAGCTTTGGCTGTCTCCAACATAAAAAATCACATCTCCATTACTCTTGAGATGGAAAACGTCCAATATGGGACATGGGCGAAACTCTTCAAAATCCACGCCAAGTCCCACAGAGTCCTCCACCATATCATTCCACCGGAGTCCGGGAAAGAAAAGGTGCCCAAAACCGATGCTGAAAAAGAGTTATGGTCGACTCTTGATGCCACGGTTCTTCAATGGATTTATGCTACCATCTCTACTGACCTATTGCATACTATCCTTGAACCCGACTCCACGGCCATGGAAGCTTGGAATAGGCTGCGTGACATATTCCAAGACAACAAAAATTCTCGAGCCGTCACTCTTGAGCATGAATTTTCTCACACTAATATGGAGGACTTCCCTAATGCTTCCGCGTATTGTCAACGACTCAAGATTCTATCCGATCAACTCAAGAACGTCGGTGCTCCAGTCTCCAACAACCGCCTCGTCCTTCAAATGGTAGCCGGACTCACTGACGCCTATAAGGGGGTGGGTACACTCATCCGTCAAAGCAATCCTCTTCCTCTCTTCTATCAAGCCCGTTCCATGCTCATTCTCGAAGAAACAGGCTTCACCAAACAGCTTGCCACGGGATCCGCTAATGCCATGATTGCGAGGGATTACGACGATAATCCCTCTTCTGAAAATAACCACCCAAACCGTCAGAATAACAGTGGTAAAAGGCATCAAAACCGCAGCAATAATGGTGGAAAGAACCGTGGCAGAGGCGGTGGCAATAAGAGCGAACAACCGAAACAAAGGGTGGTTTCGGTGGACGCGGCACTGGCAAGAGACCACCACGACCAAGAAGAATAA